The DNA segment ACACCACCTTTAACTTTAGTACTAGCAAGGCTGTCGTTGAAGATCTTCCGCAAAGTGACGGTCGATTAACACTCGCTTTTAGCCGAATATACGACAGTGCCAACCAGACGGTTTGGTTTCAAGTAGAAGAAGGTGGCGAAGTAGGCGACATCTACGGAACAGGGTATTCAAAAAATGAAAACGGTGATTTTATCATCGATGAAAATGGAAATTATATTGCCGACAACAACCTTAAAAAAATAGGAAACTACACGCCAGATTTTATGTTGGGTTGGAGTAACAATTTTGAATATAAAAATTGGAACCTTAGCTTTTTATTCGACTGGCGACAAGGCGGCGAATTGGTTTCCCGAACCCGCGCTTTGGCAACCGTTGGTGGGCAATTAGCAGAAACCACCCCGCGACCAGAAGAAGGGATTATAGCCAATGGTGTGGTGAATATAGGAACCGAAGCGAATCCTGAATACACACCCAATACGACGGCTATTTCAGCAGAAAGCTATTACCGCCAGTTTTACGATAGGAATCACGAAGAAAACAATGTGTATGATGCTTCCTATCTAAAACTTCGCCAATTTTCAATTGGGTATAGTTTTGAACTGAGAAACGGATTTTTAGGTCTGGCTGAAGGAGGACAAGTGAATTTCAACATTATTGGTAGAAACCTTTTTGCTTTTTCAGAAATTCCACATTTTGATCCGGAGCAGCTTGCCGTTCAAGGAAACGGTTTTGTTAGCGGTGTGGAAGATATGAGTTATGCGACTACGAGAAGTATCGGTTTTAAAGCCGGAATTAATTTTTAAGATGAAAACCATGAAAAATTTACTCTATATATTTAGCTGCATCATCTTGCTTTTTGCAAGCGGCTGTACCAAAGATTTTGAAGAAATAAACACGAACCCAAATGCGCCTAATTCGGTGCAACCCTCTCTATTGCTTAGACAGGTAATATACGATTATGGCGAGCAAATGAGTTACGAAGGTTTTGTGGCTGGCGATCTCTTGTCACAGCACCGCACGGCGTTAGATTTTAATTTATTCGATCGTCACGCCTTAAAATCACCCCAATTAGGTGGAAATCCGTGGCCTATTTTTTACACCAACCTTCGGGACAACCAAATTATAATCGAGCAATCTCAAAGCACAGAAACCTTCGCAGTTTATGAAGGCCCAGCTTTGATTTTAAAAGCCTATATGGCAGCAGGATTGACTGATTTATTTGGCGATGTTCCCTATTCTGAAGCATTTAATGGCGTAAATGGCACGGTAACACCAAAATACGACACCCAAGAGGATATTTATTTAGCTGAAGGCGGAATTCTAGATAACCTGGACAAAGGAATTGCAGCCATTGAAGCGTATGATGATGTAATTCCGTTAGAAGGCGATATTCTTTTTGATGGAAATTTAGACAGCTGGATCACCTTTGCAAATTCTTTAAAAATAAAGCAATTGCTTCGTATTTCGGGAAAAGTGGATGTTTCAGCAGAATTACAAGCTATTTACAATGACGGGAATTATTTAAAAACGAATGACCAAAACGCTATTTTCAATTTTACGAATACCGATCCTAATAGTTTTCGTTTGGCACAACTTCGGGTAGGCGATTTTAACAATTTTGTTCTTTCAGAAACCATGGAGGATATCCTAAAAGAACTGAATGATGACCGAATTGTTGAGTTTTTCCGTCCGTTTGAAAATTCAGATTCAGGTGAATTTAATGGATTAATAAACGGAATTGACGCTTCCAGCACTTCTATTGAACTAGCTAATTATTCCTTGGCAGGCACTTCTTTTCGCGAAGATACATCAACTTTAGACGCCAACTTTTTAACGGCTTGGGAAACCTATTTCAATTTAGCTGAAGCTGCCGAACGCGGATTCATTTCCGCAGATGCACAAACGTTATACGAAACAGGCGTAACCTTAGCTTTTGAATATTGGCAAACCGAAATGCCTTCGGATTATCTAACAGGAACAGCAGCCTATAATGCAACTGGGACAACCCCAATTGAACAAATTATCACCCAAAAATGGATTGCGAATATCATTAATGGCTATGAAGGTTGGGTAGAATGGCGACGCACCGGTTTCCCTGAATTTAAACCCGTAGCTGCCAGTTTAAACAATGGAATTATCCCTATACGCATGCCGTACCCAGCCGAAGAAGAAGCATTAAATGCTGAAAATTATCAAGAAGCAGCGAATGCCACAGATGGCAACAGCATTAACGTGCCAGTTTGGTGGGATGAATAATATAAAAAGTGATTAAATGAATGTAACAATCTGGCAGTGGGGACTCATACTAGTATCAAGTTTAATACTATTTTTCCTATCCCCATTGGCGAAATCTACCGATCAATTTTTTAAGGCGACCCATCGTAAAAAAGCGCCCTCGGCTTTATGGTTAACGGGAAGCTTAATTATCTCATGGATTTTTGCCAAAAGCATTACCAATGCTGCAAACTTAGGGTTAGATTTTGGTATTGTGGGTGGCGTCGCCTATGCTGGTTATTATTTGTCATTTGCCGTTGCTGGTATTATAATTTATCAATTGCGGGTTAAAGGAGGGTTTAAAAGCATTCATGATTTTTTAACCAACCGTTTTGGGAGAGGAGCGATGGCTTTGTTCTCAATATTAATTGCTATCCGGCTTTTTAACGAAGTTTGGAGCAATACGATGGTTATTGGCACCTATTTTGGCAACCAAGGAAGCACACCGTACTATTGGGCGATTTTAGTCTTTACTACCTTAACTTTGGCGTATGCTATAAAAGGTGGATTGAGTAGTTCTATTTTTACCGATGTGATTCAAATGGGATTGTTTGCTATTTTATTGGTTGTTATTTTAGGTGCTATTTTTTCTACGGAAGATTTTACAGTTCAAAAAGTAGCAGTTTCAGGCTCTTGGACATTTGAACTAGGATTGAACTTATTCTTTGCTGCTATTATTCAAT comes from the Marixanthomonas ophiurae genome and includes:
- a CDS encoding SusD/RagB family nutrient-binding outer membrane lipoprotein; translation: MKNLLYIFSCIILLFASGCTKDFEEINTNPNAPNSVQPSLLLRQVIYDYGEQMSYEGFVAGDLLSQHRTALDFNLFDRHALKSPQLGGNPWPIFYTNLRDNQIIIEQSQSTETFAVYEGPALILKAYMAAGLTDLFGDVPYSEAFNGVNGTVTPKYDTQEDIYLAEGGILDNLDKGIAAIEAYDDVIPLEGDILFDGNLDSWITFANSLKIKQLLRISGKVDVSAELQAIYNDGNYLKTNDQNAIFNFTNTDPNSFRLAQLRVGDFNNFVLSETMEDILKELNDDRIVEFFRPFENSDSGEFNGLINGIDASSTSIELANYSLAGTSFREDTSTLDANFLTAWETYFNLAEAAERGFISADAQTLYETGVTLAFEYWQTEMPSDYLTGTAAYNATGTTPIEQIITQKWIANIINGYEGWVEWRRTGFPEFKPVAASLNNGIIPIRMPYPAEEEALNAENYQEAANATDGNSINVPVWWDE
- a CDS encoding sodium:solute symporter family transporter, with amino-acid sequence MNVTIWQWGLILVSSLILFFLSPLAKSTDQFFKATHRKKAPSALWLTGSLIISWIFAKSITNAANLGLDFGIVGGVAYAGYYLSFAVAGIIIYQLRVKGGFKSIHDFLTNRFGRGAMALFSILIAIRLFNEVWSNTMVIGTYFGNQGSTPYYWAILVFTTLTLAYAIKGGLSSSIFTDVIQMGLFAILLVVILGAIFSTEDFTVQKVAVSGSWTFELGLNLFFAAIIQSFSYPFHDPVLTDRAFLSSPKVTRRSFLWASLLGAICIVLFSVIGVYAQSLGMKGQAAVEVGKAFGVVILLVINFIMITSAASTLDSTFSSFSKLLAVDLKMGIDLTFGRASMAAIAILGTIPVFLNAEILSATTISGTMVIGLTPVFLFWKLPAPKISFYLSVVCGLVFGFLLVFKLFPQQLIFTEGKYADLLWVNVWGILSCIILYLTPTWIKK